From a single Nicotiana tomentosiformis chromosome 2, ASM39032v3, whole genome shotgun sequence genomic region:
- the LOC104108479 gene encoding CBL-interacting serine/threonine-protein kinase 12-like has product MATTTSSSSSNSKKENQVLILGRYEIGKLLGHGTFAKVYLARNIKTNECVAIKVIDKEKILKIGLIAHIKREISILRRVRHPNIVQLYEVMATKAKIYFVMEYVKGGELFNKVAKGRLKEEVARKYFQQLISAVAFCHARGVYHRDLKPENILLDEDGNVKVSDFGLSAISEQIKQDGLFHTFCGTPAYVAPEVLGRKGYDGAKVDLWSCGVILFVLMAGYLPFHDQNVMAMYKKIYKGEFRCPRWFSPELARFLTRLLDTNPERRITIPEIMNNRWFKKGFKHVKFYIEDDKLCSINDDVDDKGVDSSSELSESESEMEIRRKPPSLPRPASLNAFDIISFSRSFDLSGLFEDGEDGGRFISGAPVPKIISKLEEIAKVVSFAVRTKDCRVSLEGSKEGAKGPLTIAAEIFELTPSLRVVEVKKKAGDRVEYEEFYHKELKPGLQNLTLEVDGPVDSSHLPSDTE; this is encoded by the coding sequence ATGGCCACCACCACCAGCAGCTCCAGTAGCAACAGCAAGAAGGAAAATCAAGTTCTTATATTGGGTCGGTACGAAATTGGGAAATTACTAGGCCACGGTACATTTGCAAAAGTGTACCTTGCTAGGAACATCAAAACCAACGAGTGCGTAGCCATAAAGGTGATTGATAAAGAAAAAATCCTCAAAATAGGACTAATTGCCCACATAAAACGCGAGATCTCGATCCTGAGAAGAGTTAGGCATCCAAACATTGTTCAATTATACGAAGTTATGGCAACAAAAGCCAAAATCTATTTCGTGATGGAGTATGTGAAAGGTGGAGAGTTATTCAATAAGGTTGCTAAAGGCAGGCTTAAAGAAGAAGTTGCTCGAAAATATTTCCAGCAATTAATTTCAGCAGTGGCATTTTGTCACGCCCGTGGGGTGTACCATAGAGACTTAAAGCCAGAGAATATATTATTAGATGAAGATGGGAATGTTAAAGTGTCTGATTTCGGTCTAAGTGCTATTTCTGAACAGATAAAGCAAGACGGGTTGTTCCACACTTTCTGTGGTACCCCTGCTTATGTTGCACCTGAGGTTTTGGGTAGGAAAGGGTATGATGGGGCTAAAGTTGATCTTTGGTCATGTGGGGTCATACTTTTTGTGTTAATGGCAGGGTACTTACCATTTCATGACCAGAATGTTATGGCTATGTATAAGAAGATTTACAAAGGTGAATTTAGATGTCCTAGATGGTTTTCCCCAGAATTGGCTCGTTTCTTAACTCGACTTCTTGATACAAATCCTGAAAGGCGGATCACAATTCCAGAGATAATGAACAATAGGTGGTTCAAAAAGGGGTTTAAACATGTGAAATTTTATATAGAGGATGACAAGTTATGTAGCATAAATGATGATGTAGATGATAAAGGAGTTGATTCTTCGTCTGAGCTGTCAGAGTCAGAGTCTGAAATGGAGATAAGAAGGAAGCCGCCTAGTTTGCCTAGGCCTGCTAGTTTGAATGCATTTGATATCATTTCATTTTCACGCAGTTTTGACTTGTCTGGTTTGTTTGAGGATGGAGAGGATGGAGGGAGGTTTATATCGGGGGCTCCGGTGCCTAAGATCATAAGTAAATTAGAGGAAATTGCTAAAGTTGTGAGCTTTGCAGTGAGGACGAAGGATTGTAGAGTGAGTTTGGAGGGGTCTAAGGAGGGTGCAAAGGGACCTTTGACTATTGCAGCTGAGATATTCGAGTTGACACCATCTTTGAGAGTTGTTGAGGTGAAGAAGAAAGCGGGAGACAGAGTGGAGTACGAGGAGTTTTACCATAAGGAATTGAAGCCTGGGTTACAAAATCTGACGCTTGAAGTTGATGGTCCTGTCGATTCATCGCATTTGCCTTCAGATACTGagtag
- the LOC104108482 gene encoding uncharacterized protein, with product MYDAGLPFNCVNYKTFDKFIEAVRQYDPGMKSPSYHDVGVTHLKKEVKKIDKIVENHRGEWNKFGCSIMMDKWTTRNEKMVINVLVNSPRGSVFLESYDAGNSSTDATKMYNLFANTIEKIGKEDVVQVVTDNTSENVSAGKMMQGVYPHIYWTPRAAHCINLMFGDIFKENPYASVFTKAVKIYSYISQFSLLLNLMRKFTNERNLVRPSKTRFAAVYLTLHSFYLQKKNLRKLVLSNKWKENRYAKEAVGKETAKILISPSFWNDIVRALKVGAPLLNGGCNLVIKLQTCKSLPSKYYA from the exons ATGTACGATGCAGGGCTCCCTTTCAATTGTGTTAACTACAAAACTTTTGATAAATTCATTGAGGCCGTAAGACAATATGACCCAGGAATGAAGTCTCCTAGCTATCATGATGTTGGAGTAACTCATCTTAAAAAAGAGGTGAAGAAGATAGACAAGATTGTAGAGAATCATAGAGGGGAATGGAATAAGTTTGGATGTTcaattatgatggataaatggacAACACGGAATGAAAAAATGGTCATAAATGTGTTGGTGAATTCTCCAAGAGGTAGTGTTTTTCTTGAATCTTACGATGCTGGCAACTCTTCTACGGATGCAACCAAAATGTACAACTTGTTTGCAAATACTATTGAGAAAATTGGGAAGGAAGATGTTGTACAAGTTGTTACCGATAACACTAGTGAGAATGTTAGTGCGGGTAAGATGATGCAAGGTGTGTATCCACACATTTATTGGACTCCACGTGCTGCCCATTGTATCAATTTGATGTTTGGTGACATATTCAAGGAAAACCCATATGCTTCAG TTTTCACTAAGGCCGTCAAAATATATTCTTACATCAGTCAGTTTTCATTGTTGTTGAACTTGATGAGGAAATTTACCAAtgaaagaaatttggtgagaccgTCCAAGACTAGATTTGCAGCGGTTTACTTGACTTTGCATAGTTTTTACTTGCAAAAGAAAAACTTGAGAAAGCtagttctttcaaataaatggAAAGAAAATAGATATGCAAAGGAAGCTGTTGGGAAAGAAACTGCCAAAATTCTTATTTCTCCATCATTTTGGAATGACATCGTTCGGGCTCTTAAAGTTGGTGCGCCTTTG TTGAATGGTGGATGCAATTTGGTCATCAAACTCCAAACTTGCAAAAGTTTGCCGTCAAAGTACTACGCTTAA
- the LOC138905992 gene encoding uncharacterized protein — translation MSNSQSAPVHMGNDFGHHDENDNIAPGNDVPPVGLDRVPAVGPIDASSHAAINANLAVDLESNIRRDVRSTAQSTHGGEEGGISLRVIFEMLQAQQATIAQLQNQNHLPSRIEPEPSQEVAHRFESVSRKSNGNESGADPAIMKMFEELTKRVESAEKKIEANDKKVQTYNSRVDQIPGAPPILKGLDSKKFMQKPFPSSAAPKPIPKKFRMPEIPKCNGTTDPNEHATSYTCATKGNDLEDDEIKSVLLKKFGEILSKGAMIWYHNLSPNSIDSFAMLADSFVKAHAGAIEIETRKSDLFKVRQKDNKMLREFVSRFQMERMDLLPVADDWAIQAFTQGLNVRSLVALQQLKQNLIEYPAVTWGDVHNRYQSKIRVEDD, via the coding sequence atgtcgaactctcagtCAGCACCCGTacacatgggcaatgatttcggTCACCACGACGAAAATGATAACATAGCACCAGGGAACGACGTACCTCCAGTTGGCCTCGATAGAGTTCCGGCTGTAGGTCCAATTGACGCCAGCTCCCATGCAGCCATCAATGCAAATTTGGCCGTCGATCTCGAGAGCAACATCCGTAGGGATGTTCGATCAACCGCTCAAAGCACACATGGCGGCGAAGAGGGCGGGATCAGCCttcgggtgatcttcgaaatgttgcaggctcaacaagcaaCGATAGCCCAGCTCCAAAACCAGAATCACCTACCAAGCAGAATCGAGCCCGAGCCGTCCCAAGAAGTTGCCCACAGGTTCGAATCAGTTTCAAGGAAATCAAACGGGAACGAATCGGGGGCCGATCCTGCAATCAtgaagatgttcgaagaactaacAAAACGAGTTGAGTCGGCggaaaagaagatcgaggcaaacgacaagaaggtgcaaacttacaactccagggtcgatcaaatcccgggggcaccaccaatattgaagggactggattccaaaaagttcatgCAAAAACCCTTCCCCTCGAGCGCGGCTCCCAAACCGATtcccaagaagtttcgcatgcccgagattcctaaatgcAATGGAACGACTGACCCGAACGAGCATgccacctcttacacatgtgctactaaagggaatgatctagaggatgacGAGATCAAATCtgtattgctaaagaaattcggggagatcctgtcaaagggagctatgatatggtaccacaatttatcgcctaattctattgattcgtttgctatgcttgcagattcctttgtAAAGGCGCACGCTGGGGCCATCGAGATCGAAactaggaaatcagaccttttcaaggtaaggcagaaGGACAACAAAATGCTCAGAGAGTTTGTGtctcgattccaaatggaacgaatggatctgctaccggtcgccgatgattgggctattcaagcttttacccaaggactcaatgtACGAAGCTTAGTGGCTTTGCagcagttgaagcagaatttgatagaatacccggcTGTTACTTGGGGcgatgtgcataatcggtatcaatcaaagatcagggtcgaagacgactaG